TCGACTGGCTGCGGAACTCATCGCGCTCCCGGGCCTGGAGCGGCATCGCGGTGGCTGCCTCCACGGCCGAAAAGTCAGGGCTCAGGGCAATCGCGGCAGCGCTGAGGCCCAGCAGCGTGGCAAGGCCGCGCAGCCATGTTCGGCTGCCGATATCGTTAGCCAGGTCGGGGGCGAGGTCCGCACCCGCGCACCATGTTTCCACCGCCTCGCGGTACTGCGCAAGACGGCCAAGCGGCAGCGGCGGCGCTTGTATCGGTTCCGCAGGCGCAGGCCGTACACGATTGAAAGGTGCAGGGAATGCGAGCACGACTGACGCCTCGCGCGCTTTAGCGGCGGGTGCCTGGGCACGCATGAACGGAGCCGCAAGCGCGCCCTCGTCACCATCCTGAACGTCTGCCCGATCGCCGCTTTCTTGCTTGCGCTCGTGCTTAAGCGGCCTGAACAAAATGCCCGGTCCCTAGCAATCACGGGGAAGATCCCCGGCAACCCAACTGCGGGTCTCTTATTAAATCCCTTGCCCTTACAAGGTTAAGACCCGCCTAAGATTGTGGATTTGTAGGGGTGATTTCGGCAACCTGACTCTTGCGAGCGGCGAGCCGCAGTGCCACATTCGTTCCAATGGCTAACGATCGGAATGCCTCTGCCCGAAACGATGCCCCTACCGGGGTAAAGGCGGTGCTCGGGCCGACGAACACCGGCAAGACCCACCTCGCTATTGAACGCATGTGTGCCCATTCCAGCGGCATGATCGGCTTTCCGCTACGCCTGCTGGCGCGCGAGGTCTATGACCGCGTAGTCAAGATCAAGGGCGAGAACAGCGTCGCGCTGATCACCGGCGAAGAGCGCATCGAGCCGAAAAGCGCGCGCTATCTGATCTGCACGGCCGAAGCGATGCCGGTCATGGAACGCTCGATGGCCTTCGTCGCCATCGACGAGGCCCAGCTCGCCGCCGACCGGGAACGTGGGCACGTCTTCACCGATCGCCTGCTCCACGCACGCGGCCGCGAGGAGACGATGATCCTCGGCTCCTCCACCATCGAGCCGCTGGTGCGTGCATTGGTGCCGGGGGTCGAAATCGTCACCCGTCCGCGCTTTTCCACGCTTACCCATGCCGGCGCAAAGAAACTGAGCCGGGTGCCGCCGCGCAGCGCCATCGTCGCCTTCTCGTCCGAACAGGTCTACGCCATTGCCGAGATGCTGCGCCGTTTCCGCGGCGGCGCGGCGGTGGTGATGGGCGCGCTTTCGCCCCAGACCCGCAATGCGCAGGTCGCGCTCTACCAGTCGGGCGAGGTCGACTACCTTGTCGCCACCGATGCGATCGGCATGGGCCTCAACCTGGATGTCGAGCATGTCGCTTTCGCCGGGCTTTCAAAGTACGACGGGCGGCGCCACCGCCGCCTGACCACCGCCGAGATGGCCCAGATCGCCGGGCGCGCCGGGCGGCACCAGAAGGACGGCACTTTCGGCACGCTGACCGGATCGGGCGGCCACGATTCCGAATTCGAGCCCGACGAAGTCTACGCCATCGAGGAACATCGCTTCGCGCCGCTGACGAAGCTGTTCTGGCGCGAACCGGAACCGCGTTTCGACAGCCTGGGCACGCTTATCGCCGATCTCGAAATTCGGCCCGACCGCCCCGAACTGGCCCCCGCGCCAGAGGCGATCGACCTTGCGGTACTAAAGCGCTTGGCTGACGAAGGGGACGTGGCCGATACCGTGCGCGGCTTTGGCCAGGTCCGCCGTTTCTGGGAAGTGTGCCGCCTGCCCGACTTTCGCCAGCAAGGGATCGAGACTCATTCGCGTTTCGTCGCCCGGCTTTGGCAGGACCTGCGCAGCGGCGAACTCGGCGCCGATTTCGTCGCCGGCCAGATCGCTCAGCTCGACCGCACCGGCGGCGACATCGACACCCTGCAGGGCCGCATCGCCGCGATCCGCTCGTGGGCCTATATCGCCCAGCGTCCGGACTGGGTCCTCGCCCGCGATGAAATGGCCGCCCGCGCCCGCGCCGTGGAGGCCCGCCTGTCCGACGCCCTGCACGGCAAGCTGACCGAACGTTTCATCAACCGCCGGACCGCCGTGCTCATGAAAAAGCTGGGGCCGGACGCTGCGCTGCTTTCGGTACGCCTCGAAGACGAGGAAGTGCTGGTCGAGGGTGAGCACATCGGCTCCCTGCGCGGATTCGCCTTCCAGGTCGATCCGGGCGCGCGTCTGTCCGACCGCAAGCTGCTGCTCGCAGCGGCGGAAAAGCATCTTTCGCGCCTGCTCCAGAAGCGCGCCGATGCGCTGGTGGAAACAATCGCGGGTGAAGACGGCGCCGCTGCCATCACGCTGGAGGACGGCGCGCTTGTCTGGGACAACCAGAAGCTGGCCAGCCTGGCACCGGGCCGGTCGCTGCTGACGCCGCTGGTCGTGCCCGACCGCACGCTCGATGCAGTGCCCGCGCCTTCACGAAAAGCCCTCGTGGCCGCGTTGGAACGATGGCTGGACACCGCACTCAAACCGCTCGCCCCCCTCATCAAGCTGGATGAGGCGAGCCGGGCGGCGGATGCCGGGCCGGATCTTCGCGCGCTGCTCATCACGCTGGTGGAGCGCGGCGGCATGGCCCCGCGCGACGACACCGGGGTCGATCGGCTCGACAAGGGCCGCCGCACGATGCTCGCGCGGCTTGGCGTGAAGGTCGGCGCGCTCGACCTTTTCGTACCTGCCATGCTGCGCACGCAGGCGATCGCACTGTGGCGGGAAATGGCGCGGATCGCCGGAAAGCCTAACGGTCCATCGCCCGAACCGCATATGGCGCCCACTCTCCCGGCCGAAAACCACCGCGTCACGCCCGGCTATCGCAGCCTCGGCAAACAGCTTCTGCGCCTAGACATGGCTGAAAAGCTACTGCGCGAGGCGCATGACCTGCGCGCCAGGACGGACCGCGCCGCTGCCGGCTTCCTGCTCGATCCTGCTCGCGCGGTGTCCATGGGGCTTACCACCGCAAGCTACGCCCGACTGCTGCGCCTTGCCGGATTCCAGCCACTCATGCCCCGTTCCCTCGCGGCAGAGGTGCATGGGGCCCCCGCCCCGGTCCGCTGGCGTTGGCGCCCAGCGCGCCGCCAGATCGAGCCGGAACGCCCTGCACCGCCGCGCCCCGGCGGTGTCTTCGCCGCCTTGGCGGACATGGTGCGGTGATGCCTGCAAGAGCGGCCCCATGAGAGTGGACAAGCTCCTGTGGTTCCTGCGACTTGTGAAGACCCGTCCGTTAGCCTTGGCGATGGCGGAAGAAGGCCATATCCGTCTCAACGGGCGCCGGATCGACCGCGCTCACCAGAAGATCGGTACGGGCGACATATTGACGCTGCCAATAGCTACAGGTGTCCTCGTGATAGAAGTCCTTTCCCTGCCAGTGCGCCGCGGGCCTTCAAGCGAAGCGCTGGCCTGCTATAGAGTGCTTGACGGGAGGCCCGCTGATCTCATAGCAGCGCGGCAATCGAATGACGCCTGAAGGAAGGATTGCGCACTCATGACGTATGTCGTCACCGACGCCTGCATCAGGTGCAAGTACATGGACTGCGTGGAAGTCTGCCCCGTGGATTGCTTTTACGAGGGCGAGAACATGCTCGTCATCAATCCCAGCGAGTGCATCGACTGCGGCGTGTGCGAGCCTGAGTGCCCGGCAGAAGCGATCCTGCCGGACACCGACAGCGGCCTTGAGCAGTGGATGGAACTGAACGCCAAGTATTCGGCGGAATGGCCCAATCTTACCACGAAAAAGGACGCGCCTGACGACGCGGACGAGATGAAGGACGTCGAAGGAAAGTTCGAAAAGTTCTTCTCGCCCGAACCCGGCGAAGGCGACTGATTTTTATTGTAGCGTGGCCGGGCACTCACCCGGCCACGTTGAAATAGCGCGGTTTTCCGAAGAAAACGCGCCATTCTGGCCGTGAGCGGCCTGGTGCCAAGGTGGAAAACGAAATCGTTTTCGCGCCTCTGGCAATTTTACCAAATCGGTGCTATATAATCGTCCAACTGCCCGAGCCCTCTGCTCGTTCGGCAGGCATTCTTTATTGCGAGGCAGGGTTCGAAAGCAGACGGTTGGGAGAGTAATCTGACCGGGCGGTAGAGGCGTTCACGCGCCTCCGGAGTCGCATCCTTCCGGTTTTTCTCCCAATTCAGAACAATCGGGAACCCTGCAGGTGAAAGGACGATACATGGCAACCAGGGCCGATGCCTTCGATGTTGGAGATTACGTCGTTTACCCTAAGCACGGCGTGGGTCGTGTCATCGAGCTGCAGAAGCAGGAAATTGCCGGGATGCAGCTCGAGCTTTACGTTTTAAGGTTCGAAAAAGAGCGTATGACGCTCCGTGTTCCTGTCAACAAAGTCGAATCGATCGGCATGCGCAAGCTGTCGTCCGACAAGACCCTGCGCGAAGCGCTTGCTACGCTTACGGGTAAGCCCAAGGTAAAGCGCACCATGTGGTCGCGCCGTGCCCAGGAATACGAAGCCAAGATCAACTCCGGCGATCTCGTGTCGATCGCCGAGGTGACGCGCGACTTGTTCCGCGCCGACGATCAGCCCGAGCAGAGCTATTCGGAGCGCCAGATTTTCGAGGCTGCTTCCTCGCGCCTCGCCCGCGAACTCGCGGCGATGGAAAAGACGGACGAGCCGGCTGCACTCAAGAAGATCCTCTCGATCCTCAATGAGCACGCACCGAAGTATTACGACACGCCCGAAACCGCCTGAGCGACGTTTCACGTGAAACATTTTGAGGCCGCTTCCGCAAGGAGGCGGCCTTTCACGTTTCAGGACGGACGACTTTTGCGGTGAGCCGTGAGATACTCGTTTGATCATTCATTGCGCCGTCACCATCCTCGTGTGAACCTGCGCACATGATGAACCGCTCTGCCCTGCTCTTGGCAATCGCTGCCGTTCCGATGCTTTCCGGCTGCGTCCGCACCGTTGCCAGCGTCGTAACCGCGCCCGTTCGCGTCGCCGGCAAAGCGGTTGACTGGACCACCACCAGCCAATCCGAGTCCGACGAAAAGCGCGGTCGCCAGCTGCGAAAGCAGGAAGAGGAACGCGGCAAGCTGGACCGCCAATACCAGAAGCACCTGCGCGAATGCCGGGCAGGCACGGAATCCTCCTGCGCCAAAGCCCGCGACGATTATTCGGATATCCAGGCGATCAGCCCGGGTGCTTACCAGCCGCGCTGATTTAGCTCTATGCGGCCGAGCGGCGGAGGCGATCGTTGATGGCCGTTCCGATGTCGCTGTCGGGGATCGGGGCAATGGCGATGCGCGAGTGAGGCGCAGCGGCCCCCTCATGCAGCAGGGAATAAAGCCGCGCCGCCGCCTCCGCCAGATCGCCGCTGGCTGACAGCGTGGCGTGCCCTGCCACCGCGCCGAACCCGATATGGAATTCATCCGCCTCGGCAGATATGGCGCCGAGCCGCACCGGCTTTCCCGGCGCATAGTGGCTGGCGAGTTGCCCCGGTGCCTCGATTTCATGGGAGGTCACCGGCTCGCTCGGCGTGCCAAGGATGGCCTCGATCCGTGCTTCGGTGATCGGCCCCGGCCGCAGGACCTGCCACCGGCCATCCTCGCGCAGCGCCACGATGGTCGATTCCA
The DNA window shown above is from Novosphingobium sp. P6W and carries:
- a CDS encoding CarD family transcriptional regulator, with translation MATRADAFDVGDYVVYPKHGVGRVIELQKQEIAGMQLELYVLRFEKERMTLRVPVNKVESIGMRKLSSDKTLREALATLTGKPKVKRTMWSRRAQEYEAKINSGDLVSIAEVTRDLFRADDQPEQSYSERQIFEAASSRLARELAAMEKTDEPAALKKILSILNEHAPKYYDTPETA
- a CDS encoding helicase-related protein — protein: MANDRNASARNDAPTGVKAVLGPTNTGKTHLAIERMCAHSSGMIGFPLRLLAREVYDRVVKIKGENSVALITGEERIEPKSARYLICTAEAMPVMERSMAFVAIDEAQLAADRERGHVFTDRLLHARGREETMILGSSTIEPLVRALVPGVEIVTRPRFSTLTHAGAKKLSRVPPRSAIVAFSSEQVYAIAEMLRRFRGGAAVVMGALSPQTRNAQVALYQSGEVDYLVATDAIGMGLNLDVEHVAFAGLSKYDGRRHRRLTTAEMAQIAGRAGRHQKDGTFGTLTGSGGHDSEFEPDEVYAIEEHRFAPLTKLFWREPEPRFDSLGTLIADLEIRPDRPELAPAPEAIDLAVLKRLADEGDVADTVRGFGQVRRFWEVCRLPDFRQQGIETHSRFVARLWQDLRSGELGADFVAGQIAQLDRTGGDIDTLQGRIAAIRSWAYIAQRPDWVLARDEMAARARAVEARLSDALHGKLTERFINRRTAVLMKKLGPDAALLSVRLEDEEVLVEGEHIGSLRGFAFQVDPGARLSDRKLLLAAAEKHLSRLLQKRADALVETIAGEDGAAAITLEDGALVWDNQKLASLAPGRSLLTPLVVPDRTLDAVPAPSRKALVAALERWLDTALKPLAPLIKLDEASRAADAGPDLRALLITLVERGGMAPRDDTGVDRLDKGRRTMLARLGVKVGALDLFVPAMLRTQAIALWREMARIAGKPNGPSPEPHMAPTLPAENHRVTPGYRSLGKQLLRLDMAEKLLREAHDLRARTDRAAAGFLLDPARAVSMGLTTASYARLLRLAGFQPLMPRSLAAEVHGAPAPVRWRWRPARRQIEPERPAPPRPGGVFAALADMVR
- a CDS encoding RNA-binding S4 domain-containing protein, producing MRVDKLLWFLRLVKTRPLALAMAEEGHIRLNGRRIDRAHQKIGTGDILTLPIATGVLVIEVLSLPVRRGPSSEALACYRVLDGRPADLIAARQSNDA
- the fdxA gene encoding ferredoxin FdxA, which codes for MTYVVTDACIRCKYMDCVEVCPVDCFYEGENMLVINPSECIDCGVCEPECPAEAILPDTDSGLEQWMELNAKYSAEWPNLTTKKDAPDDADEMKDVEGKFEKFFSPEPGEGD